The following coding sequences are from one bacterium SCSIO 12741 window:
- the lpxD gene encoding UDP-3-O-(3-hydroxymyristoyl)glucosamine N-acyltransferase, with product MEFTAKQVADLLTGTVEGDPEVKISKLSKIEEGESGSLTFLANEAYTEYIYETDASVAIVAETFSPSRPIKESLTLVRVADPRMSFAKLLEAYQQFRNSKVGIHPSAVVADSAQIGEQVYIGPGVSIGEQCKVGNGVKLHANVTLGDMVSIGDNTQVLANAVVHADTVVGKECMIYSGVILGGDGFGFAPNSENNYQKVVHIGNVIVEDHVEIGSNTTIDKGTLGSTVIRKGAKLDNLIQVGHNVEVGENTVIAAQTGIAGSTKIGKNCMIGGQVGIVGHLSIADGVKIAAQSGIGGPIKEENSLWQGSPAIKVRDFQRSYVIFRNLPELKSRIDQLEKDS from the coding sequence ATGGAATTTACCGCTAAGCAAGTAGCAGATCTTTTAACCGGTACAGTTGAAGGAGACCCCGAAGTCAAAATCAGCAAACTTTCAAAGATTGAAGAGGGCGAATCTGGCTCTCTGACTTTTTTGGCCAACGAGGCCTATACCGAGTACATATACGAAACCGACGCCTCTGTAGCTATTGTAGCTGAAACTTTTAGTCCGAGCCGTCCCATTAAAGAATCCCTTACTCTGGTTCGCGTAGCCGATCCACGAATGAGCTTTGCCAAGTTGTTGGAAGCTTACCAGCAATTTCGAAACAGCAAAGTAGGAATTCATCCGAGTGCCGTAGTGGCAGATAGTGCTCAAATTGGTGAGCAAGTATACATCGGGCCTGGAGTAAGCATCGGAGAACAATGTAAGGTTGGCAATGGAGTTAAACTTCATGCGAATGTTACCTTGGGAGATATGGTAAGTATCGGTGATAATACCCAGGTACTCGCCAATGCTGTAGTTCACGCCGACACCGTAGTAGGTAAGGAATGTATGATCTACAGTGGAGTTATTCTCGGTGGAGATGGCTTTGGGTTTGCCCCAAATAGTGAAAACAATTACCAAAAGGTGGTACATATTGGAAACGTGATCGTTGAAGATCATGTAGAAATTGGATCGAACACCACCATTGATAAAGGCACCTTGGGATCCACTGTGATCCGCAAAGGAGCTAAACTGGACAATCTAATTCAAGTAGGTCACAATGTGGAGGTTGGTGAAAACACCGTAATCGCTGCCCAAACTGGAATTGCAGGCTCTACGAAAATTGGCAAGAACTGCATGATTGGCGGCCAAGTTGGTATCGTCGGTCACCTGTCTATTGCTGACGGAGTTAAGATTGCTGCTCAATCTGGAATTGGCGGACCAATAAAGGAGGAAAACTCACTTTGGCAAGGTTCTCCAGCAATTAAAGTGCGTGATTTCCAGCGTTCTTACGTAATTTTTAGAAATTTGCCAGAATTGAAGTCCAGGATTGATCAATTGGAAAAAGATAGTTAA
- a CDS encoding bifunctional UDP-3-O-[3-hydroxymyristoyl] N-acetylglucosamine deacetylase/3-hydroxyacyl-ACP dehydratase: MSDKQKTLANEITLSGIGLHTGKHVNITLKPAPVDHWYVFKRVDLDGGPTIKADVDNVFATQRGTSMRQNGAEVHTTEHLLAALRGLGVDNALIELDGPEIPILDGSSRYFVQAIRKAGIVDQDKDRNYFVLKENLAYEDTEKGIEMLAVPTDGGEFRLTVMVDYNSPLLGTQHAHMYTMDEFEEEIANCRTFVFLRELMNLVNAGLIKGGDADNAIVMVDTQLEEEEKDRLAAAFNRDKSELAKVGIGILNNLELQFENEPARHKLLDIVGDLALVGRPIRGHILAARPGHYGNVEFGKLIKGLIRKEEKRPPQYDPNKPAVADIHEITRLLPHRYPFLLVDKIIELTENSVVGVKNVTRNEEFFNGHFPGEPVMPGVLIIEAMAQTGGILFLHAVDDPSEYATYFMKIDKVKFKQKVVPGDTLIMELKLIQPIRRGICVVEAKAYVGDKLVTEGELMAQVAKVR, encoded by the coding sequence ATGAGTGATAAGCAAAAGACTTTAGCTAACGAAATAACTTTATCGGGTATTGGTCTTCACACAGGGAAGCACGTGAACATCACCCTAAAGCCCGCACCGGTAGACCACTGGTATGTTTTTAAACGAGTGGACCTTGACGGCGGGCCCACCATCAAGGCTGATGTAGACAATGTATTTGCTACTCAGCGTGGAACTTCTATGCGTCAAAATGGCGCCGAAGTGCATACGACTGAGCACTTGTTGGCTGCTTTGAGAGGCCTCGGTGTAGACAATGCTTTGATCGAACTTGATGGCCCTGAAATTCCGATTCTGGACGGTAGCTCACGCTACTTTGTTCAAGCCATTCGTAAAGCAGGCATCGTGGATCAGGACAAAGACAGAAACTACTTTGTTCTCAAAGAAAACCTGGCTTACGAAGACACCGAGAAAGGCATCGAAATGTTGGCCGTACCTACTGACGGTGGAGAATTCAGATTGACCGTAATGGTTGACTACAACTCTCCTCTACTGGGAACTCAGCACGCTCACATGTACACCATGGATGAGTTTGAAGAGGAGATTGCCAACTGCCGCACCTTTGTATTCCTCCGTGAATTAATGAATCTGGTAAACGCCGGACTGATTAAAGGTGGTGATGCAGACAACGCCATCGTTATGGTGGATACCCAACTCGAAGAAGAAGAAAAAGATCGCCTGGCTGCAGCCTTTAACCGAGACAAATCGGAATTGGCTAAAGTGGGCATTGGAATACTCAACAACCTGGAACTGCAATTTGAAAATGAGCCAGCTCGTCACAAATTGCTTGATATCGTTGGAGACCTCGCTTTGGTAGGTCGCCCGATTCGTGGTCACATTTTGGCTGCTCGCCCAGGTCACTACGGAAACGTAGAGTTTGGAAAACTGATCAAAGGCTTGATCCGCAAAGAGGAGAAACGTCCTCCTCAATACGATCCAAACAAACCTGCAGTAGCAGACATTCACGAGATCACCCGACTTCTTCCCCACCGCTACCCTTTCCTATTGGTTGACAAGATTATTGAGTTGACCGAGAATAGTGTAGTTGGAGTGAAGAACGTAACGCGTAATGAAGAATTCTTTAATGGTCACTTCCCTGGAGAGCCCGTAATGCCAGGTGTATTGATCATTGAAGCGATGGCACAAACCGGAGGGATTTTATTCCTTCACGCCGTGGACGATCCTTCAGAGTACGCCACTTATTTTATGAAAATTGACAAGGTGAAGTTTAAGCAGAAAGTCGTACCCGGCGACACCCTGATTATGGAGCTTAAACTGATCCAGCCTATACGGCGCGGAATTTGTGTTGTAGAAGCCAAGGCCTACGTCGGTGACAAATTGGTTACCGAAGGAGAATTAATGGCCCAGGTAGCAAAAGTTCGCTAA
- the lpxA gene encoding acyl-ACP--UDP-N-acetylglucosamine O-acyltransferase, whose protein sequence is MIHKFSDVHPDAKIGKNVKIGPFTHIAADVEIGDNTEIMSNVNILDGARIGSHCTIYPTAVISAVSQDLKYQGEYTTVEIGDHTTIREGVTIHRGTADRWKTVVGSHTLLMSYVHIAHDCVVGDHCIIAGYSGLSGHTVVEDYAILEGKVGTGQFIRIGAHSFIAGGSLVRKNIPPFVKAAREPISYIGINSVGLKRRGYDEETIRTIEKIYKILYIQNKNMTKAIQIIRETVPDCMEKEMILKFIAESPNGIMKGV, encoded by the coding sequence ATGATTCACAAGTTTTCTGACGTACACCCAGATGCCAAGATCGGCAAGAATGTAAAGATTGGACCCTTTACCCACATCGCTGCAGATGTGGAAATTGGTGACAATACGGAAATTATGTCCAACGTCAATATTCTTGACGGGGCTCGTATTGGAAGTCACTGTACCATTTATCCAACAGCCGTTATTTCTGCTGTATCGCAAGACCTCAAATACCAAGGTGAGTACACCACCGTAGAAATTGGTGATCATACCACCATTCGCGAAGGGGTAACCATTCACCGAGGCACCGCCGATCGATGGAAAACAGTAGTTGGTAGCCATACCTTATTAATGTCTTACGTACACATTGCGCACGACTGCGTGGTGGGTGATCACTGTATTATTGCTGGGTACTCCGGACTTTCCGGGCACACGGTGGTGGAAGACTACGCCATTCTGGAAGGAAAGGTAGGCACCGGTCAGTTCATCCGAATTGGAGCTCACTCCTTTATCGCAGGTGGTTCTTTGGTACGGAAAAACATTCCTCCTTTTGTAAAAGCCGCTCGTGAGCCTATTTCCTACATCGGAATCAACTCTGTAGGATTGAAGCGTAGAGGCTACGATGAGGAAACGATTCGCACCATCGAGAAGATTTATAAGATTCTGTACATCCAGAATAAAAACATGACCAAAGCCATCCAGATTATCCGTGAAACGGTTCCCGATTGTATGGAGAAAGAAATGATCCTAAAATTCATCGCTGAATCGCCCAACGGAATTATGAAAGGGGTTTAG
- a CDS encoding ATP-binding cassette domain-containing protein has translation MIKIGLSDVGKRFNYDWIFRHLSTTIESGHHYLIQGNNGSGKSTLLKVISGVVSPNEGKISYEIDGQAIEVDQIYRHLNICTPYLQLIEEFTLDEMLQFHQSVKPLKRHFSGKEMSEFTEIHYQHDKALHLFSSGMKQRIKLALALLSDSPLLLLDEPLSNLDANGIAWYKRTIREHQENRVICVCSNQVEDEYFFCDKNIDLAAYKN, from the coding sequence ATGATAAAAATCGGGTTAAGCGATGTAGGAAAACGGTTTAACTACGATTGGATATTCCGTCATCTTAGTACCACGATCGAATCTGGACACCATTACCTAATTCAAGGAAACAATGGCTCTGGAAAATCTACCCTACTCAAAGTTATTTCTGGCGTGGTAAGCCCTAATGAGGGCAAAATCTCGTATGAAATAGATGGGCAAGCCATTGAGGTGGATCAGATTTATCGACACCTGAATATTTGTACACCTTACTTACAACTTATCGAAGAGTTTACCCTGGATGAGATGCTTCAATTCCACCAATCGGTAAAACCTTTGAAGCGCCACTTTAGTGGTAAAGAAATGTCGGAGTTTACGGAAATTCATTACCAACATGACAAGGCCCTACACCTGTTCTCTTCGGGAATGAAGCAACGAATAAAACTTGCCCTGGCTTTGCTCAGCGACAGTCCGCTTCTCTTATTGGATGAACCTCTATCTAACCTCGACGCTAACGGAATTGCCTGGTATAAAAGAACCATTCGTGAGCACCAGGAAAACCGAGTCATTTGTGTGTGCTCCAATCAGGTAGAGGACGAATACTTCTTCTGCGACAAGAACATCGATCTGGCAGCGTACAAGAATTAA
- the efp gene encoding elongation factor P, with the protein MASTSDIKNGLCINFNNDLYQIIEFLHVKPGKGPAFVRTKIKSLTSGKVLDHTFPSGHKIDVVRIENRNYQYLYNDGEQYHFMHTDTYEQIFLDEKLINAPGFLKEGDIVNVLFHADEEAALSAELPAYVVMEITYTEPGVKGDTATNTLKPATVETGAEVRVPLFINTGDKVKINTKDGTYSERVKS; encoded by the coding sequence ATGGCATCAACTTCAGATATAAAGAACGGATTGTGTATCAACTTCAACAATGACCTATACCAAATCATTGAGTTTTTGCACGTAAAACCAGGTAAAGGTCCAGCTTTCGTTCGGACAAAAATTAAGAGCCTGACTTCCGGTAAAGTATTGGATCACACCTTCCCTTCAGGACATAAAATTGACGTTGTTCGTATTGAGAACCGCAATTATCAGTACCTATACAACGATGGTGAGCAATACCACTTTATGCACACCGATACCTATGAGCAAATTTTCTTGGACGAGAAGCTGATCAATGCTCCTGGATTCCTTAAGGAAGGAGACATTGTAAATGTTCTTTTTCACGCTGATGAAGAAGCTGCGCTGTCTGCAGAATTACCGGCTTATGTGGTGATGGAAATTACTTACACCGAGCCTGGCGTAAAAGGAGATACAGCTACTAACACACTTAAGCCAGCTACTGTAGAAACAGGTGCTGAAGTACGTGTACCGTTGTTTATCAATACCGGAGATAAAGTAAAAATTAACACGAAGGACGGAACCTATTCAGAAAGGGTGAAATCCTAA
- a CDS encoding UDP-3-O-(3-hydroxymyristoyl)glucosamine N-acyltransferase has protein sequence MKFPSPQTLTTVADLIGCSKVGPDDFPILGLNEIHVVEPGDIVFVDHPKYYDKALNSAATIVLINKEVECPEGKALLISEDPFEDFLKLIEHFRPFEKATEAISNSSTIGEGTHIQPGAFIGNHVTIGKDCVIHANAVINDYSVIGDRVIIHANTVLGADAFYYQKRNGAYKQFTSGGRVVIEDDVHIGANCTIDRGVTGDTTIGAGSKLDNLVHIGHDTVLGKNCLLASQVGIAGCVVVKDNVTLWGQVGVISDIEIGENAVVYAQSGIAKSVPANETQFGSPAGPMREKFREVAAIRSLTKNHGH, from the coding sequence ATGAAGTTTCCAAGCCCCCAAACGCTCACCACTGTAGCCGACCTCATTGGTTGCAGTAAGGTAGGTCCGGATGATTTCCCGATTCTGGGATTGAATGAAATTCACGTTGTAGAACCTGGTGATATCGTTTTTGTAGATCACCCCAAGTACTATGACAAGGCCTTGAATTCTGCAGCTACCATTGTCTTGATCAACAAGGAAGTGGAATGCCCGGAAGGCAAGGCACTGCTAATTAGCGAAGATCCTTTTGAAGATTTTCTGAAGCTGATCGAACACTTCCGTCCTTTTGAAAAAGCGACAGAAGCGATTAGCAACTCCAGCACCATTGGAGAAGGAACGCACATTCAACCCGGAGCCTTTATCGGAAATCACGTTACGATTGGCAAAGACTGCGTGATTCACGCCAATGCCGTGATCAATGATTACTCAGTAATCGGAGATCGGGTAATTATTCATGCCAATACCGTATTGGGAGCCGATGCCTTTTATTACCAAAAGAGAAACGGTGCTTACAAGCAGTTCACCTCTGGCGGGCGTGTGGTTATCGAGGATGACGTTCATATTGGTGCCAATTGCACCATTGATCGTGGTGTAACGGGAGATACAACAATTGGTGCTGGAAGCAAATTGGACAATCTGGTCCATATAGGTCACGATACCGTGTTGGGTAAAAATTGTTTATTGGCTTCCCAGGTGGGAATTGCAGGCTGCGTGGTGGTCAAAGACAATGTTACTCTATGGGGACAGGTAGGCGTGATTAGTGATATTGAAATTGGCGAAAATGCAGTTGTTTACGCGCAGTCGGGAATCGCAAAAAGCGTTCCTGCCAATGAGACTCAATTTGGGTCTCCAGCAGGCCCCATGCGCGAAAAATTCAGGGAAGTGGCGGCTATTCGATCGTTAACCAAGAACCATGGCCATTAA
- a CDS encoding PP2C family protein-serine/threonine phosphatase has translation MAINPTQREKLAEAKFQFRRILQITTAINNNESGEALYAIFEEILAQDLHLPHLLFYTCENKQWGKVIHIGFPNWTNQIPEKELHRFHEITSLGVADNELFPDVEMVIPVYHKERVLGVVLLKDQEDEVNRVSPLIKNLNYIQSLANIIMVAIENKRMAKEALNQERIRNEMKLAGQIQKGLLPQNLPYDDRIQAAAFHQSHDRVGGDYYDMLEIRPGEYVFCMADISGKGVSAALIMSNFQASFRSLIRMGFPLPIALQELNRVIVENTKGTNFLTLFIGHYNSTTRELSYINCAHPDALLIEEGIITPLKSTLPGIGMLDKLPDHDVATLEVIPGAYLVCSTDGVTEAENLEGEMFQSEGLMELLNGFDDAPPEEINKKIVTRIEDWLGDQPHADDLAILSVRFC, from the coding sequence ATGGCCATTAACCCTACGCAAAGAGAAAAATTAGCTGAAGCAAAATTCCAATTCCGCCGTATTCTCCAAATCACCACGGCGATTAACAACAACGAGTCAGGAGAGGCCCTATATGCCATATTTGAAGAAATATTGGCTCAGGATCTTCATTTACCTCATCTCCTCTTCTACACTTGTGAAAACAAACAATGGGGCAAGGTAATTCACATTGGCTTTCCCAATTGGACCAATCAAATTCCGGAAAAGGAACTCCATCGTTTTCATGAAATCACCTCCTTAGGTGTAGCTGACAATGAACTATTTCCTGACGTGGAGATGGTCATTCCAGTTTACCACAAAGAACGGGTTCTTGGAGTGGTCTTGCTAAAAGATCAGGAAGATGAAGTGAACCGGGTAAGCCCGCTCATCAAAAACCTGAACTACATTCAAAGCTTGGCCAACATCATTATGGTGGCTATTGAAAATAAGAGGATGGCCAAGGAAGCCCTGAATCAGGAACGCATCCGAAATGAGATGAAACTCGCTGGCCAGATTCAGAAGGGCTTATTGCCTCAAAACCTGCCCTACGACGATCGCATTCAAGCAGCTGCCTTCCACCAATCTCATGACCGCGTGGGTGGCGACTACTACGATATGTTGGAAATACGTCCAGGAGAATATGTCTTTTGTATGGCCGATATTTCTGGGAAAGGAGTATCGGCGGCCCTTATAATGAGCAATTTCCAAGCTTCTTTTCGCTCCCTTATCCGAATGGGATTCCCACTGCCAATTGCCCTGCAGGAACTAAATCGGGTAATTGTAGAAAACACAAAAGGAACCAATTTTCTTACGCTCTTTATAGGCCACTACAATTCCACTACCCGAGAACTTAGTTACATCAATTGCGCTCATCCAGATGCCCTTTTGATTGAAGAGGGAATCATCACTCCTTTAAAATCGACCCTACCAGGTATTGGCATGCTCGACAAACTTCCCGACCACGATGTGGCTACCTTGGAAGTGATTCCAGGCGCCTATTTGGTTTGCTCAACCGATGGTGTAACGGAAGCCGAAAACCTCGAAGGAGAAATGTTTCAAAGCGAAGGCCTAATGGAACTTCTCAATGGTTTTGATGATGCGCCGCCAGAGGAGATCAATAAAAAGATTGTTACGCGAATTGAGGATTGGTTGGGAGATCAACCACACGCCGATGATCTGGCTATTCTGAGTGTTCGGTTTTGCTGA
- a CDS encoding O-antigen ligase family protein yields MFYALLGTYLIAAGLATYAEFYWLWALPVFVGIVGVALFKMDWLLLAIVFFVPLSQNLEKLEFGLGVYLPTEPLMFGAMIVYGVKLFFDGDYDRRILSYPLTLAVLANLLWIFLTIFPSQLPLVSLKFLISRLWFVVPFFFMAVLLFKNTKNIDRLFWLYIIPMAAVIIYTVYNHAIRGFEEKPAHWVMQPFFKDHTSYGAMIAYFMPMMVCYLALPKLRITSKIQVFLILIVFTVGVIFSYTRAAWVSLLGAFLVWLVIYLRVHLKYLIVLAGFALFVFVNLQDQIFMKLEKNRQDSSSDLSEHVESISNVATDASNLERINRWSAAFRMFEERPVFGHGPGTYSFLYAPYQHSSQLTIISTNFGDGGNAHSEYFGPLAETGVLGLVTFIVIVFFFYYKAIPLYYVLEDTRLKYLLMGAILGQTTYLIHGVLNNFLDTDKASVPFWASAALVVSLDLYQKKISKTEHSE; encoded by the coding sequence GTGTTTTATGCCCTATTGGGGACTTACCTTATTGCAGCAGGACTGGCTACCTATGCTGAGTTCTATTGGCTGTGGGCCTTGCCCGTTTTTGTTGGCATTGTTGGGGTAGCGTTATTCAAGATGGATTGGTTGCTTTTGGCCATCGTATTCTTCGTGCCCTTATCCCAAAACCTGGAGAAGCTTGAATTTGGATTAGGAGTCTACCTTCCTACCGAGCCACTCATGTTTGGGGCTATGATCGTGTATGGGGTCAAATTGTTTTTTGATGGTGACTACGATCGAAGGATTTTGTCCTATCCGCTAACCTTGGCCGTGTTGGCTAACTTACTTTGGATCTTTCTTACCATATTTCCGAGTCAACTTCCTTTGGTTTCGTTGAAGTTTTTGATTTCCAGACTTTGGTTTGTTGTGCCCTTCTTTTTCATGGCGGTCCTTCTGTTCAAAAACACCAAAAACATAGACCGTCTTTTCTGGTTGTACATCATTCCCATGGCTGCCGTTATCATTTACACGGTTTATAATCACGCCATTCGAGGCTTTGAAGAAAAGCCCGCCCACTGGGTCATGCAACCCTTTTTTAAAGATCATACTTCCTATGGTGCGATGATCGCCTATTTCATGCCCATGATGGTGTGCTACCTGGCCTTGCCTAAGCTGAGAATTACCTCAAAGATTCAGGTTTTTCTCATCCTTATCGTATTCACCGTAGGGGTTATTTTCTCCTATACCCGGGCTGCATGGGTAAGTCTTTTAGGAGCCTTTTTGGTTTGGTTGGTGATTTACTTGAGGGTCCATTTAAAATACTTGATTGTATTGGCCGGTTTTGCCCTGTTTGTCTTCGTCAATTTGCAGGATCAAATCTTCATGAAATTGGAGAAGAACAGGCAGGATTCTTCCAGTGACCTATCTGAGCACGTAGAATCGATTTCTAACGTGGCAACGGATGCGTCGAACCTCGAGCGTATCAATCGTTGGAGCGCGGCGTTTAGGATGTTTGAAGAACGGCCTGTGTTTGGTCATGGTCCAGGAACTTATTCCTTTTTGTATGCTCCTTATCAGCATTCGAGTCAATTAACCATCATCTCCACCAACTTTGGAGATGGAGGAAATGCCCACAGCGAGTATTTCGGGCCTCTGGCAGAAACGGGAGTACTGGGATTGGTGACTTTTATCGTGATTGTCTTTTTCTTCTATTACAAGGCCATACCTCTTTATTACGTGCTGGAGGACACACGACTCAAATACCTGCTCATGGGTGCCATTCTTGGGCAAACAACCTACCTCATACACGGAGTGCTCAACAACTTCTTAGATACGGATAAGGCTTCCGTTCCCTTCTGGGCAAGTGCTGCTTTGGTGGTAAGTTTGGATTTGTATCAGAAGAAGATCAGCAAAACCGAACACTCAGAATAG
- a CDS encoding glycosyltransferase family 4 protein → MKIAVNTRLLLPNKLDGIGWFTYETLKRITQQRPEVEFIFLFDRRYHPPYLFSENVRGVWAGPPSRHPFLWYIWFGNTVPRLLNHLKPDLFLSPDGYLPHFTHVPCVPVIHDLNFEHHPEDLPFWYRHYYRHFFPKYAKKATRIATVSEYSKKDISERYGISSELIDVVYNGISEDYHPIDSAEKEKARQKYAGGKPYFLFIGSLHPRKNIARLIRAFDDFKKTQGSEEIQLVLAGRKKWWDQDMESAFQSSPYKSEIHFVPGFEQSEANTLVGGAELMVYPSTFEGFGVPPLEAMKAGVPVVVSNLTSMPEICGEAGFGIDPFNADSITRGLHEVWNNSDLRNNLIARGLNRSKEFTWQRSADLLWASVEKALS, encoded by the coding sequence ATGAAAATCGCGGTTAATACCCGTCTTTTGCTTCCGAATAAACTTGACGGAATCGGGTGGTTCACCTACGAGACCCTGAAACGTATCACGCAACAACGTCCGGAGGTTGAATTTATTTTTCTATTCGACCGTCGATATCATCCTCCCTATTTATTCAGCGAAAATGTGCGTGGCGTTTGGGCGGGTCCGCCAAGTCGCCATCCTTTTTTATGGTATATCTGGTTTGGCAACACGGTTCCACGCCTGCTCAATCACCTTAAACCGGATTTATTTTTATCTCCGGATGGTTACCTGCCGCATTTCACTCACGTGCCTTGCGTACCCGTAATTCATGACCTCAACTTTGAACATCACCCGGAGGACTTACCCTTTTGGTACAGGCATTACTACCGGCATTTCTTTCCCAAGTATGCCAAAAAAGCCACCCGAATTGCCACCGTTAGCGAGTATTCGAAAAAAGACATCAGCGAACGTTATGGAATTTCTTCGGAATTAATCGATGTGGTTTATAATGGGATTTCGGAAGATTACCATCCTATTGATTCGGCAGAAAAGGAAAAGGCCCGTCAAAAATACGCCGGAGGGAAACCCTACTTCTTGTTTATCGGAAGCCTACATCCAAGAAAAAATATTGCACGACTCATTCGGGCTTTTGATGACTTCAAGAAAACTCAGGGATCAGAAGAAATCCAGTTGGTGTTGGCGGGAAGAAAGAAATGGTGGGATCAAGATATGGAATCTGCCTTTCAGAGCTCACCGTATAAAAGTGAAATTCATTTTGTTCCTGGCTTTGAACAGAGCGAGGCCAATACTCTTGTTGGAGGAGCTGAATTGATGGTGTATCCATCCACCTTTGAAGGATTTGGAGTACCTCCTTTGGAGGCCATGAAAGCTGGGGTACCCGTGGTGGTTTCCAACCTTACCAGCATGCCGGAAATCTGTGGCGAGGCAGGATTCGGGATTGATCCTTTTAACGCAGATTCGATTACCCGCGGACTACACGAAGTATGGAATAATTCGGATCTTAGAAACAACCTCATTGCACGAGGTTTAAATCGGTCTAAAGAGTTTACCTGGCAAAGATCCGCCGACCTATTATGGGCCTCCGTTGAGAAGGCGCTTTCTTAG
- a CDS encoding aminotransferase class IV: MVHGTHNALDDPRNESIQISINGELFNRNEARISVFDSGYLVGDGVWEALRLHQGVLVFLDLHLDRLWEGAAAIGMKLPFSREELTNQIGATLKANQMTDNVHVRIMVTRGIKKTPSQDPRLTISGPNVVIIPEYKVASPKSRDEGITLFTSTIRRGSADYLDPKLNCHSKLHEVQALVQAIEAGADEALMLDVNGFVSTCNATNFFVVKRGEVWTSTGAYCMNGITRAKVIEACSRLGVACHQKDFSLTDVYSADEAFVTGTFGGLTPVNRIDGRDIGTGSHAMIDKLRKGYHGLIQEEIDKNRLA, translated from the coding sequence ATGGTCCACGGAACCCACAACGCACTGGATGATCCACGCAACGAATCGATTCAAATTTCGATAAATGGAGAATTGTTCAACCGAAATGAAGCCCGAATCTCGGTTTTTGACAGCGGTTACCTGGTGGGCGACGGCGTTTGGGAAGCCTTACGACTTCACCAGGGAGTTTTGGTATTTCTGGACCTCCACCTGGATCGGTTATGGGAAGGTGCAGCGGCTATCGGGATGAAGCTTCCTTTTAGCCGAGAGGAGTTGACAAACCAAATAGGGGCTACGCTCAAGGCAAACCAAATGACAGACAACGTCCATGTTCGAATCATGGTGACCCGTGGAATTAAAAAGACACCCTCTCAAGACCCAAGGCTTACCATTTCGGGTCCCAATGTCGTAATCATTCCGGAGTACAAAGTAGCCTCACCCAAAAGTCGCGATGAGGGAATTACCTTATTCACCAGCACTATCCGTCGCGGATCTGCCGACTACCTGGATCCTAAACTCAATTGTCATAGCAAATTACACGAGGTTCAGGCCTTGGTGCAAGCCATAGAAGCGGGAGCCGACGAAGCACTAATGCTCGATGTTAATGGTTTTGTGTCCACTTGCAATGCCACCAACTTTTTTGTAGTCAAAAGGGGAGAGGTGTGGACCTCAACCGGAGCTTACTGCATGAATGGAATTACCCGAGCCAAAGTCATCGAAGCTTGCAGCCGATTGGGGGTAGCATGTCACCAAAAGGACTTTAGCCTGACGGATGTGTACTCGGCTGATGAAGCATTTGTAACCGGAACTTTTGGCGGACTTACACCAGTCAATCGAATCGACGGTCGGGATATCGGAACGGGCAGTCATGCCATGATTGATAAGCTTCGAAAAGGTTATCACGGTTTGATCCAAGAAGAGATTGATAAAAACAGATTGGCCTAA
- a CDS encoding transposase — protein sequence MGQKNKIYPGLVYFLTLTVVDWVDLFTRPVYRHIIVDSLNYCISHKGLKVYSWVLMSNHLHLIASSDKQDLSSILRDFKKYTSKKISAEIIQNPQESRKTWLLDRFEFAGRFDSKIRYFKIWAPGNEAKEMDSVEILDQKVNYIHQNPVKAEWVENEEEYIYSSARNVSGQRGLVN from the coding sequence ATGGGCCAGAAAAACAAAATTTACCCTGGTCTCGTCTATTTTCTTACGCTCACTGTCGTCGACTGGGTAGACCTTTTTACGAGACCTGTATACCGTCATATTATTGTTGATTCATTAAACTATTGCATTAGCCACAAAGGCTTGAAGGTTTATTCCTGGGTTCTTATGTCGAATCATCTTCACTTAATTGCTTCATCCGATAAACAGGATTTGAGCTCCATTTTACGAGATTTCAAGAAGTATACCTCCAAGAAAATATCGGCAGAAATTATTCAAAATCCTCAAGAGAGTCGAAAGACTTGGCTCTTGGATCGATTCGAATTTGCCGGAAGATTTGATTCGAAAATTCGATATTTCAAAATATGGGCTCCTGGAAACGAAGCCAAGGAGATGGATTCAGTAGAAATATTGGACCAGAAAGTGAATTACATTCACCAAAATCCGGTTAAGGCAGAGTGGGTAGAAAATGAAGAGGAATACATCTATAGCTCTGCTCGAAATGTGAGTGGGCAAAGAGGATTGGTAAATTGA